A section of the Triticum dicoccoides isolate Atlit2015 ecotype Zavitan chromosome 7A, WEW_v2.0, whole genome shotgun sequence genome encodes:
- the LOC119330525 gene encoding uncharacterized protein LOC119330525 isoform X1 encodes MEEPMSRLTHDLIAEILSRVPYKSLCICKCVCPTWRGIIADPANRKKMAQTLAGFFYRITADSADPRGFVVNYADLSAFPWASVAETYPLLPLPSDSTDCFVSLEDSCDGLFLTSIRTGTPAAAGTSRYMVSNPATGEYIVLPHSGYAGDCCRAYLGFDSGVSIQEFHLFEFMLEQSQSLVVRGVNIYSSKSGVWVSMKSQWDSEVSLCWSQPGVFHKGCLHLLIHQRGLAIVDAQGLRWRIIPLPISVDPSFAGFIGKSAGQLFYIDSDDTEGHDANSFSTISVYVLGADIYQWDGTHLDDKCMHWKLLRKLSNVAPNVLFQLGFDLEVIGVHPHANIIFFIAHWNNELIAYDLDRHESTVVYCVEPNYQKFRPFFSYVPLFSRLPLDGGMRLATPN; translated from the coding sequence ATGGAGGAGCCGATGTCGAGGCTCACCCACGACCTAATCGCAGAGATCCTCTCTCGCGTGCCCTACAAATCGCTCTGCATCTGCAAGTGCGTCTGCCCGACATGGCGCGGCATCATCGCCGACCCCGCCAACCGGAAGAAGATGGCGCAGACCCTGGCCGGATTCTTCTACCGCATCACGGCCGACTCCGCCGACCCCCGCGGCTTCGTCGTCAACTACGCCGACCTGTCCGCCTTCCCTTGGGCGAGCGTCGCCGAGACCTACCCGCTCCTGCCGCTGCCGTCCGACAGCACGGACTGCTTCGTCTCCCTCGAGGATTCATGCGATGGATTgtttctcacaagcatccgcacggGCACCCCTGCTGCTGCTGGAACATCTCGCTACATGGTCTCCAATCCAGCTACCGGTGAGTATATTGTGCTGCCTCACTCTGGCTACGCCGGCGACTGCTGTCGCGCTTACCTGGGTTTTGACAGTGGCGTGTCCATTCAAGAGTTTCATCTGTTCGAATTTATGCTGGAACAATCCCAATCCCTGGTTGTGAGAGGAGTGAACATTTACTCCTCAAAATCTGGTGTGTGGGTATCAATGAAAAGCCAATGGGACAGCGAAGTTAGCCTGTGCTGGAGTCAACCAGGCGTTTTCCACAAGGGGTGTCTGCACTTGCTCATACATCAGCGTGGGCTGGCAATAGTTGATGCACAAGGGCTAAGATGGAGAATCATTCCACTGCCAATATCAGTTGATCCGAGTTTCGCGGGTTTCATCGGAAAGTCCGCAGGACAGCTATTTTATATTGACTCCGACGATACTGAAGGACATGATGCAAACTCATTTTCGACTATATCAGTTTACGTTCTTGGTGCTGACATCTATCAGTGGGATGGGACTCACCTGGATGACAAATGCATGCACTGGAAATTGTTGCGCAAGCTTTCAAATGTAGCTCCAAATGTGTTGTTTCAGCTCGGCTTCGACCTTGAAGTCATTGGAGTACATCCACATGCCAACATAATCTTCTTTATAGCTCATTGGAACAATGAACTGATTGCATACGATCTGGATCGTCATGAGAGCACAGTTGTATATTGCGTCGAGCCTAACTACCAGAAGTTTAGGCCTTTTTTCTCTTATGTGCCCTTGTTTTCCCGCCTACCACTGGATGGAGGAATGCGGTTGGCAACTCCAAATTGA
- the LOC119330525 gene encoding putative F-box protein At3g17490 isoform X2 — protein sequence MEEPMSRLTHDLIAEILSRVPYKSLCICKCVCPTWRGIIADPANRKKMAQTLAGFFYRITADSADPRGFVVNYADLSAFPWASVAETYPLLPLPSDSTDCFVSLEDSCDGLFLTSIRTGTPAAAGTSRYMVSNPATGFQDSVLKIKSPSPAFLG from the exons ATGGAGGAGCCGATGTCGAGGCTCACCCACGACCTAATCGCAGAGATCCTCTCTCGCGTGCCCTACAAATCGCTCTGCATCTGCAAGTGCGTCTGCCCGACATGGCGCGGCATCATCGCCGACCCCGCCAACCGGAAGAAGATGGCGCAGACCCTGGCCGGATTCTTCTACCGCATCACGGCCGACTCCGCCGACCCCCGCGGCTTCGTCGTCAACTACGCCGACCTGTCCGCCTTCCCTTGGGCGAGCGTCGCCGAGACCTACCCGCTCCTGCCGCTGCCGTCCGACAGCACGGACTGCTTCGTCTCCCTCGAGGATTCATGCGATGGATTgtttctcacaagcatccgcacggGCACCCCTGCTGCTGCTGGAACATCTCGCTACATGGTCTCCAATCCAGCTACCG GTTTTCAAGATTCTGTGCTCAAAATCAAAAGTCCTAGTCCTGCTTTCTTGGGCTAA